A window of the Vigna angularis cultivar LongXiaoDou No.4 chromosome 3, ASM1680809v1, whole genome shotgun sequence genome harbors these coding sequences:
- the LOC108325854 gene encoding protein RDM16 codes for MDDRDKSEKRSRDRHSERHRDSDDHRARDSDDHRHHRSDRHHRRDPKSRDRDRDRAHDREGSKDRDRDRDRVQERESRSKVKRDEEREDSVEPRHSSHSHKRKERELSEERDFEDRKIRVSDERRERRKFGDKVKKEEQEEKVNGDDKIGGIPEANVKEEVTNGSHASASFEDAASVQNGALGSSAVAPLAVPETSLTPSSSSSFPIKVSSNFTTNENKGVSITRSHEVTGKSSTDGPSSTAGKPGSFSIDALAKAKKALQIQKELAEKLKKIPQLNKSSTQNLQGDSKLGSKGESTAPSSIAGVTSKTSTSTSLGPVANMSIFPSTAPATFANSLASGTSATGIANVPNLEAVRRAQELAARLGFHPDPQFAPLINTFPGHIVTDVAIPQKPTKAPVLRLDAQGREIDEHGNVVNVTKPSNLSTLKVNINKQKKDAFEILKPVLDIDPESDPYFDERMGINKTKLLRPKRMNFQFVEEGKWSRDAESIKLKSKFGEAQAKEHRAKQAQLAKAKAAPDINPNLIEITERVVIKEKPKDQIPEIEWWDVPLLHAGNYGDIDNGIIGEDKLKMEKLTIYVEHPRPIEPPAEPAPPPPQPLKLTKQEQKKLRTQRRIAKEKDRQEMIRQGVIEPPKPKVKISNLMKVLGTEATQDPTRLEKEVRSAAAEREQAHIDRNIARKLTPAELREKKERKLFDDPNTPETLVSLYKINDLSHPKSRFRVDVNAQENRLTGCAVICDGISIVVVEGGSKSIKRYGKLMLRRINWSEVSKEKEEDEDSDDDKTVNKCVLVWQGSVAKPSFNKFSVHDCITEAAGRKVFVDAGVPHYWDLAVNYVDDEAV; via the exons ATGGACGACAGAGACAAATCCGAAAAGAGAAGCAGAGATCGTCACTCCGAACGCCATCGCGACTCCGATGACCACCGCGCTCGCGACTCCGACGACCACCGCCATCATCGATCAGACAGGCATCACAGGCGCGACCCCAAATCCAGGGACAGAGATAGGGATAGGGCTCATGACAGAGAAGGAAGCAAGGACAGAGATAGGGACAGGGATAGGGTTCAAGAAAGAGAGAGTAGGTCGAAGGTGAAACGCGATGAGGAGAGGGAAGATTCGGTGGAGCCGCGACACTCCTCGCACTCTCACAAGCGCAAAGAGAGGGAGCTCAGCGAGGAGAGAGACTTCGAGGATAGGAAAATTAGGGTTTCCGACGAGCGGAGGGAACGGAGGAAATTTGGGGATAAAGTAAAGAAGGAAGAACAAGAAGAGAAAGTAAACGGTGATGATAAAATCGGGGGCATACCTGAGGCCAATGTCAAGGAGGAAGTCACCAATGGCTCCCATGCCTCTGCTTCTTTCGAAGACGCTGCATCTGTCCAAAAC GGTGCATTGGGATCATCTGCTGTGGCACCCTTGGCTGTGCCTGAGACATCTTTGaccccttcttcttcttcttcttttcccaTCAAGGTATCTTCGAATTTTACCACAAATGAAAATAAGGGTGTTAGTATTACCAGGTCTCATGAGGTTACTGGAAAATCTAGTACAGATGGGCCGTCTTCAACTGCTGGAAAGCCCGGAAGCTTCTCTATTGATGCACTAGCCAAGGCTAAGAAAGCTTTACAAATACAGAAAGAGTTGGCAGAAAAACTGAAGAAAATTCCTCAG TTGAATAAGAGTTCTACCCAAAATTTGCAAGGAGACTCAAAGTTGGGTTCAAAGGGTGAATCTACAGCGCCCTCTTCCATTGCTGGAGTCACATCAAAAACTTCCACCTCAACTTCTCTGGGCCCAGTTGCAAATATGTCAATTTTCCCATCAACTGCTCCTGCTACTTTTGCAAATTCTCTTGCTAGTGGCACTAGCGCTACTGGTATTGCAAATGTACCCAACCTTGAAGCTGTCAGGCGTGCTCAAGAGCTTGCTGCTAGGCTGGGATTTCATCCAGATCCACAATTTGCTCCTCTAATAAATACGTTTCCTGGTCATATTGTAACAGATGTTGCCATTCCACAGAAACCCACTAAGGCCCCTGTTCTTCGTCTTGATGCTCAGGGACGGGAAATAGATGAACATGGAAATGTTGTTAATGTGACTAAGCCCAGCAACCTTAGCACATTAAAG GTCAACATTAACAAACAGAAGAAAGACGCATTTGAAATACTAAAACCTGTATTGGATATCGATCCTGAATCTGATCCTTATTTTGATGAAAGGATGGGTATTAATAAAACAAAGCTTCTGCGACCGAAGAGGATGAATTTCCAGTTTGTGGAGGAAGGAAAATGGTCACGAGATGCTGAATCAATAAAATTGAAG AGTAAATTTGGAGAAGCTCAAGCAAAAGAGCACAGGGCCAAACAAGCACAGTTGGCAAAGGCAAAGGCTGCTCCTGATATAAATCCAAACTTAATAGAAATAACAGAGAGAGTTGTAATTAAGGAAAAACCCAAGGACCAAATTCCAGAAATTGAATGGTG GGACGTGCCTCTTCTGCATGCTGGAAATTATGGTGATATTGACAATGGAATCATAGGCGAAGATAAACTGAAAATGGAAAAGTTGACTATTTATGTGGAGCATCCTCGACCAATTGAACCACCTGCTGAGCCTGCCCCTCCACCACCTCAACCACTCAAACTAACTAAGCAAGAACAGAAGAAACTCCGGACACAAAGACGAATAGCTAAGGAGAAGGATCGACAGGAGATGATTAGACAGGGTGTCATAGAACCGCCAAAACCAAAGGTCAAGATTAGCAATTTAATGAAAGTACTTGGCACTGAAGCAACTCAAGATCCTACTCGGCTTGAAAAAGAAGTCCGTAGTGCAGCTGCTGAGCGTGAACAGGCTCACATAGATAGAAACATTGCACGCAAGCTTACTCCTGCTGAGCTGCGggagaaaaaagaaaggaagcTGTTTGATGACCCAAATACACCGGAGACTCTTGTCTCTCTTTACAAGATAAATGATCTCTCACATCCGAAGTCCCGCTTTAGAGTTGATGTTAATGCTCAAGAGAACCGTTTGACTGGATGTGCTGTGATCTGCGATGGTATTAGTATTGTTGTGGTTGAGGGTGGAAGCAAGTCGATTAAGAGGTATGGGAAACTTATGCTCAGGCGTATTAATTGGAGTGAAGtttcaaaagagaaagaagaagatgaagattcagaTGATGATAAGACTGTCAATAAGTGTGTTCTGGTGTGGCAAGGAAGTGTTGCGAAACCCAGCTTCAATAAGTTCAGCGTTCATGATTGCATCACTGAAGCAGCCGGCCGTAAAGTTTTTGTGGATGCTGGTGTTCCTCATTATTGGGACTTAGCTGTGAATTACGTAGACGATGAAGCTGTTTGA
- the LOC108325857 gene encoding cationic peroxidase 1, with amino-acid sequence MATTNSLSVSFPGFKLKLCLTLIACVIGVTSAQLSAKFYEQSCPGALATIRKGVKQAVHNEFRMGASLLRLHFHDCFVQGCDASVLLDDTDTFTGEKNSFPNANSLRGFDVIDNIKSELENMCQGVVSCADILAVAARDAVFELGGPRWEVPLGRRDSTTASLAESNSDLPAPFFDLDGLTSAFAKKNFTVQELVTLSGGHSIGLVRCRFFRKRIYNESNIDQTFAEEKQQECPFEGGDDNLSAFDSTTPFKFDNAFYKNLLQQKGLVHSDQQLFNGVNGTNSPTKDQVVSYARNMAKFKKDFAAAMLKMSMMTPLTGSDGEIRKKCSRVNPPST; translated from the exons ATGGCCACTACAAATTCTCTCAGTGTGTCTTTTCCTGGCTTCAAACTAAAACTTTGTCTGACTCTGATTGCATGTGTAATTGGGGTTACTTCAGCTCAGTTATCTGCTAAATTCTATGAACAAAGTTGCCCTGGTGCTCTTGCCACCATAAGGAAAGGAGTGAAACAAGCTGTGCACAATGAGTTTCGCATGGGGGCATCCTTGCTCCGACTCCATTTCCATGACTGCTTCGTTCAA GGATGTGATGCATCTGTGTTGTTAGACGACACGGATACTTTCACTGGGGAGAAGAATTCATTTCCAAATGCTAACTCTCTTAGAGGTTTTGATGTGATTGATAACATAAAATCAGAGTTGGAGAACATGTGCCAAGGTGTTGTCTCTTGTGCAGACATCTTAGCCGTTGCTGCGAGAGACGCTGTTTTTGAA CTTGGTGGACCAAGATGGGAAGTACCATTAGGCAGAAGAGATTCAACCACAGCAAGTTTAGCCGAATCTAATTCAGACTTACCAGCTCCTTTTTTCGATCTCGATGGCCTCACCAGTGCTTTCGCCAAGAAAAATTTCACTGTCCAAGAACTAGTTACTTTATCAG GTGGTCACTCAATAGGACTGGTGAGGTGTCGTTTTTTCAGAAAGAGGATTTACAACGAGAGCAACATCGACCAGACATTTGCAGAGGAAAAGCAACAAGAGTGTCCCTTCGAAGGTGGTGACGACAACTTAAGTGCTTTCGATTCGACCACTCCGTTCAAATTTGACAATGCGTTCTACAAGAACTTGTTGCAGCAAAAGGGTCTGGTCCACTCCGATCAACAGCTCTTCAACGGCGTCAATGGAACTAATAGCCCCACAAAGGATCAAGTAGTTAGTTATGCGAGAAACATGGCAAAATTCAAGAAGGATTTCGCAGCTGCAATGTTGAAGATGAGCATGATGACCCCACTTACTGGTTCAGACGGTGAGATCAGGAAAAAGTGCAGCCGAGTGAATCCTCCTTCAACCTGA
- the LOC108325309 gene encoding ABC transporter G family member 6: MSSRIVADNSLAINNVTTPYFDLMEMDDLTRRPASAEMPTLGQLLKHVGDARKEASGDGSETPVHHALDIVDAAGVGPRSLPFVLSFSNLTYSVKARRKMSLSSVFPCRGSRLGASAVSEAPAVGESMFRRTKTLLNDISGEARDGEIMAVLGASGSGKSTLIDALANRIAKGSLKGTVALNGETLESRLLKVISAYVMQDDLLFPMLTVEETLMFAAEFRLPRTLSKSKKNARVQALIEQLGLRNAAKTVIGDEGHRGVSGGERRRVSIGIDIIHDPILLFLDEPTSGLDSTSAFLVVKVLQRIAQSGSIVIMSIHQPSYRILGLLDRMIFLSRGQTVYSGSPSQLPVFFSEFGHPIPETDNRTEFALDLIRELEGSPGGTKSLVEFNKSWQSMTKHHQTTTEAERNGLSLKEAISASISRGKLVSGATNTNPNPSSMVPTFANPFWIEMATLSKRSFLNSRRMPELFGIRLGAVMVTGFILATMFWQLDNSPKGVQERLGFFAFAMSTTFYTTADALPVFLQERYIFMRETAYNAYRRISYLVSHALVALPALTFLSLAFAATTFWAVGLDGGVSGFLFYFLIIFASFWAGNSFVTFLSGVVPHVMLGYTIVVAILAYFLLFSGFFINRDRIPSYWIWFHYLSLVKYPYEAVLQNEFDDPVKCFVRGVQIFDNTPLGSVPQALKVKLLDAMSNTLGMNITTSTCLTTGSDILRQNGVTDLTKWNCLWVTVAWGFFFRFLFYFSLLLGSKNKRS, translated from the coding sequence ATGTCATCTCGCATTGTTGCGGACAATTCATTAGCGATCAATAATGTCACCACTCCCTACTTCGACTTAATGGAAATGGACGACCTCACGCGCCGCCCCGCCTCCGCTGAGATGCCCACCCTCGGCCAGCTCCTCAAGCACGTCGGGGACGCCAGGAAGGAAGCCTCCGGCGACGGAAGCGAGACGCCGGTGCATCACGCGCTCGATATAGTTGACGCCGCCGGAGTTGGGCCTCGCTCGCTGCCATTCGTCCTCTCCTTCAGCAACCTCACATACAGCGTCAAGGCGCGCCGCAAAATGAGCCTCTCCTCTGTCTTTCCATGCCGTGGAAGCCGCCTCGGCGCGTCCGCGGTATCCGAGGCTCCTGCCGTCGGCGAGAGCATGTTCAGGCGGACCAAGACGCTCCTTAACGATATCTCCGGCGAGGCGCGCGACGGCGAGATCATGGCGGTACTCGGCGCCAGCGGTTCTGGAAAGTCAACACTGATCGACGCGCTGGCGAACCGAATCGCCAAGGGAAGTCTAAAAGGCACGGTGGCGCTGAACGGCGAAACGCTGGAATCGCGTCTACTGAAGGTGATCTCTGCGTACGTGATGCAAGACGACCTGCTCTTCCCGATGCTCACCGTGGAAGAGACTTTGATGTTCGCAGCGGAATTCAGACTTCCGCGCACGCTCTCCAAGTCGAAGAAAAACGCCCGCGTCCAGGCTCTCATCGAGCAGCTAGGTCTTCGGAACGCCGCGAAAACAGTTATCGGCGACGAAGGTCACCGCGGAGTATCAGGCGGAGAGCGTCGGAGAGTTTCCATCGGCATCGACATTATCCACGACCCTATCCTGCTGTTCCTGGACGAGCCAACCTCGGGACTTGACTCCACCAGCGCGTTCTTGGTGGTGAAGGTTTTGCAGAGAATCGCACAGAGCGGAAGCATCGTGATCATGTCCATTCACCAACCGAGTTACCGAATCCTAGGGCTTCTGGACCGCATGATCTTCTTATCACGGGGCCAAACCGTTTACAGCGGTTCACCGTCGCAGTTACCGGTTTTCTTCTCCGAGTTCGGTCATCCGATTCCGGAAACCGACAACAGAACGGAATTCGCGTTGGACCTGATTCGCGAACTGGAAGGCTCCCCCGGCGGAACGAAGAGCTTGGTCGAGTTCAACAAATCGTGGCAGAGCATGACGAAGCACCATCAAACGACAACTGAGGCGGAACGGAACGGGTTATCGTTGAAGGAAGCAATAAGCGCGAGCATTTCGCGAGGGAAACTGGTTTCTGGAGCCACGAACACGAACCCGAACCCGTCGTCGATGGTGCCAACTTTTGCGAATCCGTTTTGGATTGAGATGGCGACGCTGTCGAAGCGGTCGTTCTTGAACTCGAGAAGAATGCCGGAGTTGTTTGGGATAAGATTGGGTGCGGTGATGGTGACGGGGTTCATTCTTGCGACCATGTTTTGGCAACTGGATAACTCTCCGAAAGGAGTGCAAGAGAGGCTGGGATTCTTCGCCTTTGCCATGTCAACAACTTTCTACACCACTGCCGACGCGCTTCCCGTCTTCCTCCAAGAACGCTACATTTTCATGAGGGAAACTGCTTACAACGCTTACAGAAGAATCTCCTATTTGGTCTCGCATGCGCTGGTTGCGTTGCCGGCACTAACGTTTCTCTCGTTGGCTTTCGCGGCAACCACGTTCTGGGCCGTGGGCCTGGACGGTGGAGTTTCGggctttttgttttatttcctgATTATATTTGCGTCGTTTTGGGCTGGGAATTCGTTCGTGACGTTCCTTTCCGGTGTGGTGCCTCACGTGATGCTGGGTTACACCATCGTGGTTGCCATTCTCGCGTATTTCTTGCTGTTCAGTGGATTCTTCATCAACAGGGATAGGATTCCCAGTTACTGGATTTGGTTCCACTACCTGTCACTGGTGAAGTACCCTTATGAAGCTGTTTTGCAGAACGAGTTCGATGACCCAGTGAAGTGCTTCGTGAGGGGGGTACAGATTTTCGATAACACGCCTCTTGGGTCGGTGCCCCAGGCTCTGAAGGTTAAGCTTTTGGACGCCATGAGCAACACTCTCGGAATGAACATTACCACCTCCACCTGTTTGACCACCGGTTCCGACATTTTGCGGCAGAACGGGGTCACCGATTTGACCAAGTGGAACTGCTTGTGGGTCACCGTCGCCTGGGGATTCTTCTTTAGATTCTTGTTCTACTTCTCCCTCTTGCTGGGTAGCAAGAACAAGAGGAGctga
- the LOC108325855 gene encoding chalcone--flavanone isomerase — MSLSSVTAVDVENVTFPPTLNPPSSATAFFLAGAGVRGLQIQDNFVKFTAIGIYLQPNAVPLLSVKWNAKSAQELTESVEFFRDIVTGPFEKFMQVTMILPLTGQQYSEKVAENCVAIWKSLGIYTDAEAQAIDKFVTVFKDETFPPGSSILFTVSPNGSLLISFSKDGSIPEEASTVIDNKLLSEAVLESMIGKHGVSPAAKQSLATRLSELFKEGGVPESHN; from the exons ATGTCACTCTCTTCCGTAACCGCCGTAGACGTCGAAAACGTCACCTTCCCTCCCACCCTCAACCCTCCCTCCTCCGCCACCGCCTTCTTCCTCGCCGGTGCCGGCGTCAGGGGCCTCCAGATTCAAGACAATTTCGTAAAATTCACTGCCATTGGGATCTACCTCCAACCTAACGCCGTTCCTCTTCTCTCCGTCAAATGGAACGCCAAGTCTGCTCAAGAATTAACGGAATCCGTCGAATTCTTCAGAGACATCGTCACAG GGCCGTTTGAGAAATTTATGCAGGTGACAATGATCTTACCCTTGACGGGGCAGCAATACTCAGAGAAAGTTGCAGAAAATTGTGTTGCCATTTGGAAGTCTCTTGGGATATACACTGATGCAGAAGCTCAGGCAATAGACaagtttgttactgttttcAAAGACGAAACATTCCCACCAGGCTCCTCTATCCTTTTCACAGTGTCACCCAATGGATCATTATTG ATAAGTTTCTCTAAAGATGGATCCATTCCAGAAGAAGCCAGCACTGTTATAGATAATAAACTACTTTCAGAGGCTGTGTTGGAGTCGATGATTGGTAAGCATGGCGTCTCCCCTGCAGCAAAACAGAGTTTGGCCACCAGATTATCTGAGTTATTCAAAGAGGGGGGTGTCCCTGAATCTCATAACTGA